CATCACCACGGCCGCTCACTGCATTCGCGCAAGGGGCAGCGATGCGCCCAACGCGACGTGGCGGGTTGACCCTCTCGCTGGTTCCGTCGAACAACGTGAGGCGCTCGTCGCGCTCGGCACGACGACCGTTGGGCTGGAGCATCCGGTCCACACCCGGCTTCGGAGGGAGAGCGACGAGTGTCATGGCGTCGACGTGGGCGTGCTGGTCTTCCCGCCAGAGAGACGCATCCCGCGCACGCTCCTCAGGCCACTGCCCGTGATCCCGGAGCGCGCTGATGAACCGGGTTGCGGGGACAATCAGTACTGCGTCACCCTTCTCGGAGCCGGTCTCGGTGGCCCGTTCACGGACGGCGAGAAGTGCGTGCAAGCGACGGCTCAGATCAATTGGCTCAACATGGAGAGCGGTCTTCGCAACGGCTCCTGCACGGAGAACTCCGACATGCTCTCTGGGGAGTACGATTTTGACGACTCGCAGCCGTGCGGGGGTGACTCCGGCGCACCGATTCTGTGGCGGGACACGGGCGAGGTCATGGCGATGCATGCCGCACGCCGAGGTGACGGTGGAGACGACTCGGTCGGTCCGATTCTCTGGATCACTCGCGGTAGCCCGAACGCCGCGCGGCAATGGCTGTGGCCCACCGCCCTCGATCAGGACGGCGACGACATCGACGCCGCGCGTGACAACTGCGACCTCGTGGCGAATCAAGATCAGGCAGACTGGGACCACGACGACGTCGGCGACGCCTGCGACGACAGCGATGGAGACGGGATCCTGGACGCCGACGAGCTCTCCGCGGGCACCGATCCAAGCCTGCGGGACACCGATGGAGATGGCCTGGAGGATCTCGATGAGATTCGCCGGGGAACGAACCCGCGCATGGCGGACACCGACGGGGACGGTCTTCGAGACGGGGATGAAATCAGTCTGGGAACCAATCCGCTCCTAGGCGACACGGACGGAGACGGCCTGAGCGACGGCGATGAGGTCAACGTCCATCGCAGCGATCCGCTACGCGCGGACACGGACGGAGACGGGCTCGCGGATGGAGACGAGGTTCGACGCTACGGCACGGACCCGACGCGCTCCGACACGGACGATGACTTGCTGAGCGATGGTCTCGAGATCGACCTGTTGCTCGATCCAAAGAGTCGCGACACGGACGGAGACGGCCTCATCGATGGGAAGGACCCACAGTTCGTGATCGTCGCGATCCGGCGACTTCCCGACGAGGTGGTCAA
This region of Labilithrix sp. genomic DNA includes:
- a CDS encoding trypsin-like serine protease; the encoded protein is MTRFGGLASLTTATIILGACATSSPPLQSTRLRVYIGDDHLAGPDGDAHPQVVRLQITKADGTNAGFCTGWLSSSNTITTAAHCIRARGSDAPNATWRVDPLAGSVEQREALVALGTTTVGLEHPVHTRLRRESDECHGVDVGVLVFPPERRIPRTLLRPLPVIPERADEPGCGDNQYCVTLLGAGLGGPFTDGEKCVQATAQINWLNMESGLRNGSCTENSDMLSGEYDFDDSQPCGGDSGAPILWRDTGEVMAMHAARRGDGGDDSVGPILWITRGSPNAARQWLWPTALDQDGDDIDAARDNCDLVANQDQADWDHDDVGDACDDSDGDGILDADELSAGTDPSLRDTDGDGLEDLDEIRRGTNPRMADTDGDGLRDGDEISLGTNPLLGDTDGDGLSDGDEVNVHRSDPLRADTDGDGLADGDEVRRYGTDPTRSDTDDDLLSDGLEIDLLLDPKSRDTDGDGLIDGKDPQFVIVAIRRLPDEVVKPSKNPLYNALDQAERKLLVGDVAGATERIDFLLKKLDGCGSSPGNDDWIVVCAEQRTVRTLTELLRTNLTR